The following proteins come from a genomic window of Sphaerisporangium rubeum:
- a CDS encoding rhomboid family intramembrane serine protease, with protein sequence MSGGGDRTAEIMIAEARKAFWVMVGFLAFIWVVQIFNALSGYLLSRAFGIVARDPGALAGVVTAPFLHWSWGHIEGNSGPLFVFGFLAAYRGVVRFLGVTALIAVTSGLGVWFVAGPGTVTAGASGVVFGYFGYILVRGVFDRHTIDIVVGLVMGLCFAYQFTGLLPSDGFSWQGHLFGFAGGILGGWLFRERRVRPAAGPRQVAGPAARGVAGPAPGSAGGPATSADPSRAALIKELDDLGL encoded by the coding sequence ATGAGCGGCGGCGGCGACCGCACGGCCGAGATCATGATCGCGGAGGCCAGGAAGGCCTTCTGGGTGATGGTCGGCTTCCTGGCCTTCATCTGGGTCGTCCAGATCTTCAACGCGTTGTCGGGCTACCTGCTCAGCCGCGCGTTCGGCATCGTGGCGCGCGATCCGGGAGCGCTGGCCGGCGTGGTGACCGCGCCGTTCCTGCACTGGAGCTGGGGACATATCGAGGGCAACTCGGGCCCGTTGTTCGTGTTCGGCTTCCTCGCCGCCTACCGCGGGGTCGTGCGGTTCCTCGGCGTGACCGCGCTGATCGCGGTGACGAGCGGCCTCGGCGTGTGGTTCGTCGCCGGGCCCGGCACCGTGACGGCCGGCGCGAGCGGCGTGGTCTTCGGGTACTTCGGCTACATCCTGGTGCGCGGCGTCTTCGACCGGCACACCATCGACATCGTGGTCGGCCTGGTGATGGGCCTGTGTTTCGCCTACCAGTTCACCGGCCTGCTGCCGTCCGACGGTTTCAGCTGGCAGGGCCACCTGTTCGGGTTCGCCGGCGGCATCCTCGGCGGCTGGCTGTTCCGTGAGCGGCGGGTGCGTCCGGCGGCCGGCCCCCGCCAGGTCGCCGGTCCCGCCGCGAGAGGCGTCGCCGGTCCTGCCCCGGGGAGCGCCGGCGGACCCGCCACGTCCGCCGACCCCTCCCGCGCGGCCCTGATCAAGGAGCTCGACGACCTCGGGTTGTGA
- a CDS encoding nitroreductase family deazaflavin-dependent oxidoreductase, whose product MAQQFLFGQEHVDKYRETDGQEGHDWQGTTVLLLTTTGRKSGRSITTPLIYQKHGDDYVVVASKGGAPDSPHWYHNLVADPQVEVQVLGDRFAANARTAGPDEKPELWRLMTATWPQYDEYQTKTDRPIPVVVLERTGS is encoded by the coding sequence ATGGCGCAGCAGTTCCTCTTCGGCCAGGAGCACGTCGACAAGTACCGGGAGACCGACGGGCAGGAGGGGCACGACTGGCAGGGCACCACCGTGCTGCTCCTGACCACCACCGGACGCAAGAGCGGCCGGTCCATCACTACGCCGCTGATCTACCAGAAGCACGGCGACGACTACGTGGTGGTGGCCTCCAAGGGAGGGGCCCCCGACTCGCCGCACTGGTACCACAACCTGGTCGCCGACCCCCAGGTCGAGGTGCAGGTCCTCGGTGACAGGTTCGCCGCCAACGCGCGCACCGCGGGCCCGGACGAGAAGCCGGAGCTGTGGCGGCTGATGACCGCCACCTGGCCCCAGTACGACGAGTACCAGACCAAGACCGACCGGCCGATCCCGGTGGTCGTGCTGGAGCGCACCGGCTCCTGA
- a CDS encoding SDR family oxidoreductase, producing MRCLVTGATGYIGGRLVPELLKAGHEVRCMARSAGRLRDQMWRDRVEVAEADAADFEATRAALGGVDAAYYLIHTMGSGRDFAGRDRRAARTFAAAAKEAGVRRIVYLGGLTPVDRHGGEAGVRTSAHMRSRAEVERILLGSGVPVVALRASVIIGSGSVSFEMLRHLTERLPVMTTPKWVATRTQPIAIRDVLRYLVGALDIPPEVSRGFDIGGPEVLTYAGMMRGYAAEAGLPPRWIIPVPLLTPGLSSHWVGLVTPVPAGVARPLVESLREEAVCHEHDIARYVPDPPGGLVGFREAVRLALHRIKEADVATRWSSAATPGAPSDPLPTDPGWSGGSLYVDERSADVDAPPEALWRVIEGIGGEQGWYSMPLAWEVRGLLDRFAGGVGLRRGRRDPGRLRVGDALDFWRVEEIEPGRLLRLRAEMRLPGLAWLELSCRDQDGRTVYGQRALFHPRGLLGHLYWWGVYPFHGLIFGSMARNVAKAAVEGRRAVSP from the coding sequence ATGAGGTGTCTGGTGACCGGCGCGACCGGCTACATCGGCGGACGCCTGGTGCCCGAGCTGCTCAAGGCGGGGCACGAGGTGCGGTGCATGGCGCGCTCGGCGGGCCGGCTGCGCGACCAGATGTGGCGTGACCGGGTGGAGGTCGCCGAGGCCGACGCCGCCGACTTCGAGGCGACCCGCGCGGCCCTCGGCGGCGTGGACGCGGCCTACTACCTGATCCACACCATGGGCTCGGGCCGGGACTTCGCCGGACGCGACCGCCGCGCCGCGCGCACGTTCGCCGCCGCCGCCAAGGAGGCCGGCGTACGGCGGATCGTCTACCTCGGCGGGCTCACGCCGGTGGACCGGCACGGCGGCGAGGCGGGGGTGCGGACGTCCGCGCACATGCGGTCACGGGCCGAGGTGGAACGGATCCTGCTCGGCTCCGGGGTGCCGGTGGTCGCGCTGCGCGCCTCGGTGATCATCGGCTCGGGGTCGGTGTCGTTCGAGATGCTGCGGCACCTCACCGAACGCCTCCCCGTGATGACCACCCCCAAATGGGTCGCCACCCGCACCCAGCCCATCGCCATCCGCGACGTGCTGCGCTACCTCGTCGGCGCGCTGGACATCCCGCCGGAGGTGAGCCGCGGCTTCGACATCGGCGGCCCCGAGGTCCTCACGTACGCCGGCATGATGCGTGGCTACGCCGCCGAGGCCGGCCTGCCGCCACGCTGGATCATCCCGGTGCCGCTGCTCACCCCCGGCCTGTCCAGTCACTGGGTGGGCCTGGTCACCCCCGTGCCGGCCGGGGTGGCCCGTCCCCTGGTGGAGTCGCTGCGCGAGGAGGCGGTCTGCCACGAGCACGACATCGCACGGTACGTCCCCGACCCTCCCGGCGGCCTGGTCGGGTTCCGCGAGGCGGTACGCCTGGCGCTGCACCGCATCAAGGAGGCCGACGTCGCGACCCGCTGGTCCTCGGCCGCCACCCCCGGCGCGCCGAGCGACCCCCTGCCGACCGATCCCGGCTGGTCCGGCGGCAGCCTGTACGTGGACGAGCGCTCGGCGGACGTGGACGCTCCCCCCGAGGCGCTGTGGCGGGTCATCGAGGGGATCGGCGGCGAGCAGGGCTGGTACTCGATGCCGCTGGCATGGGAGGTGCGCGGGCTGCTCGACCGTTTCGCCGGGGGAGTGGGCCTGCGCCGCGGCCGGCGCGACCCCGGCCGGCTACGGGTGGGGGACGCGCTGGACTTCTGGCGGGTGGAGGAGATCGAACCGGGCCGTCTGCTGCGGCTGCGCGCCGAGATGCGCCTGCCGGGCCTGGCGTGGCTGGAGCTGTCGTGCCGTGACCAGGACGGCCGCACGGTGTACGGTCAGCGGGCACTCTTCCATCCGCGCGGCCTGCTCGGCCACTTGTACTGGTGGGGGGTCTACCCGTTCCACGGGTTGATCTTCGGCAGCATGGCGCGCAACGTGGCCAAGGCCGCGGTGGAGGGACGGCGCGCGGTCTCCCCGTAA
- a CDS encoding GH12 family glycosyl hydrolase domain-containing protein, giving the protein MKRHALRVLTAVIAALGSVLLSVAIAGPSRADTVICEKYGSTTINGGRYVVINNNWGDDTRQCINVTNTGFTITEASHNKPQNGAPGSYPAVYAGCHYANCSSGSSLPMRVTDSRFSTVRTSVSMSVPSSAGVFDAAYDIWFDPTSRTDGQNTGAEIMVWLAHTGNVQPVGNRVGTVNLAGGTWDVWFGNIGWNVVSYVRTSQTSSIDFNVATFWNDTVSRGYGQNSWYLTSVQAGFEPWVGGRGLAVNNFSYSVGTGGGGDTSAPTAPSNLRASNVTSSSVTLAWNGSSDNVGVTAYDIYRGSTPVGSVGGTSYTLSGLSASTTYSFTVRARDAAGNMSQPSNAVSVTTSGGGNGGGSCRVGYSVSQWSDGFTATITITNTGSSALNNWTLGWTFPGNQRITSGWSATYNQSGSSVTATNMSYNGSIAPGANTSIGFQGTYSGSNAAPSSFTLNGAACSVG; this is encoded by the coding sequence ATGAAACGTCATGCTCTACGGGTCCTGACGGCCGTCATCGCGGCCCTCGGCTCGGTCCTGTTGTCGGTGGCGATCGCCGGGCCGTCCCGCGCGGACACGGTCATCTGCGAGAAGTACGGCTCCACCACCATCAACGGCGGCCGCTACGTCGTCATCAACAACAACTGGGGTGACGACACCCGCCAGTGCATCAACGTCACGAACACCGGCTTCACCATCACCGAGGCCAGCCACAACAAGCCGCAGAACGGCGCACCCGGGTCGTACCCCGCCGTCTACGCGGGCTGCCACTACGCCAACTGCAGCAGCGGCAGCAGCCTTCCCATGCGGGTCACCGACAGCCGCTTCTCCACCGTCAGGACCAGCGTCAGCATGTCGGTCCCCTCCTCCGCCGGGGTCTTCGACGCCGCGTACGACATCTGGTTCGACCCGACGTCCCGCACCGACGGCCAGAACACCGGCGCCGAGATCATGGTGTGGCTCGCGCACACCGGCAACGTGCAGCCGGTCGGCAACCGCGTCGGCACCGTCAACCTCGCCGGCGGCACCTGGGACGTGTGGTTCGGCAACATCGGCTGGAACGTCGTCTCCTACGTGCGCACCTCCCAGACCAGCTCGATCGACTTCAACGTGGCGACCTTCTGGAACGACACGGTGAGCCGGGGCTACGGCCAGAACTCCTGGTACCTCACCAGCGTGCAGGCGGGCTTCGAGCCGTGGGTCGGCGGCCGGGGCCTCGCGGTCAACAACTTCTCCTACAGCGTCGGCACCGGCGGTGGCGGCGACACCAGCGCGCCGACCGCGCCGTCCAACCTGCGCGCCTCCAACGTCACCTCCAGCAGCGTGACCCTGGCGTGGAACGGCTCCAGTGACAACGTCGGCGTCACCGCCTACGACATCTACCGCGGCTCCACGCCGGTCGGCAGCGTCGGCGGCACGTCGTACACCCTGTCGGGCCTGTCCGCCTCCACCACCTACTCGTTCACGGTGCGGGCCAGGGACGCGGCCGGCAACATGTCGCAACCCTCCAACGCCGTCTCGGTGACCACCTCCGGCGGCGGCAACGGCGGCGGGTCCTGCCGGGTCGGCTACTCGGTCAGCCAGTGGAGCGACGGCTTCACCGCCACGATCACCATCACCAACACCGGCAGCTCCGCGCTGAACAACTGGACGCTCGGCTGGACCTTCCCCGGCAACCAGCGGATCACCTCCGGCTGGAGCGCGACCTACAACCAGAGCGGCTCGTCGGTGACGGCCACCAACATGTCGTACAACGGCAGCATCGCCCCCGGCGCCAACACCTCCATCGGCTTCCAGGGGACCTACAGCGGCTCCAACGCGGCGCCGTCGAGCTTCACCCTCAACGGGGCGGCCTGCTCGGTGGGCTGA
- a CDS encoding MurR/RpiR family transcriptional regulator, with amino-acid sequence MIDPQRSTPENLVARVRAVLPSLTPSARIIAQMILDDPGTVAGSTITELSATSAVSEATIVRTARVLGFSGYAQLRLALAAAAAAAAATRNGPDRLVPGDLAPDDPLCDVITKVSRAEAQAIEDTAAQLSPELLGEVVDAITAARRVDVYGVAASGLVAADMAQKLLRIGLPAHAFTDAHLALTSAVLLRSGDVAVGVSRTGETPDVLEPMRRAHRAGATTVAITNNPRSALAELCTHVLISAGRETAFRPGALASRISQLLLVDYVFVGVAQRTSESSNEALRATRDAVNEFVAESRPRSRRSP; translated from the coding sequence ATGATCGACCCGCAGCGCTCGACCCCCGAGAACCTGGTCGCCCGGGTGCGGGCCGTGCTTCCGTCGCTGACGCCGTCCGCGCGGATCATCGCGCAGATGATCCTGGACGACCCCGGCACCGTCGCGGGAAGCACCATCACCGAGCTCAGCGCCACGTCGGCCGTCAGCGAGGCGACGATCGTGCGCACCGCCAGGGTCCTCGGGTTCTCCGGTTACGCGCAGCTCAGGCTGGCGCTCGCGGCGGCAGCGGCGGCGGCAGCGGCCACCCGGAACGGTCCGGACCGGCTGGTGCCGGGGGACCTCGCTCCCGACGACCCGCTGTGCGACGTGATCACCAAGGTGAGCCGGGCCGAGGCGCAGGCCATCGAGGACACCGCGGCGCAGCTGTCCCCCGAGCTGCTCGGCGAGGTGGTGGACGCCATCACGGCGGCACGCCGGGTGGACGTGTACGGGGTGGCGGCGTCGGGCCTCGTGGCGGCCGACATGGCGCAGAAGCTTCTGCGCATCGGGCTGCCGGCCCACGCGTTCACCGACGCGCATCTGGCACTGACCAGCGCCGTGCTGCTGCGGTCCGGCGACGTGGCGGTGGGGGTGAGCCGTACCGGCGAGACGCCGGACGTGCTGGAGCCGATGCGCCGCGCGCACCGGGCCGGCGCGACGACCGTGGCGATCACCAACAATCCGCGGTCGGCACTGGCGGAGCTGTGCACCCATGTGCTGATCTCCGCGGGCCGGGAGACGGCGTTCCGTCCCGGCGCGCTGGCGAGCAGGATCAGCCAGCTGCTCCTGGTGGACTACGTGTTCGTGGGGGTGGCGCAGCGGACTTCCGAGTCGTCCAACGAGGCCCTGCGCGCCACCCGCGACGCGGTGAACGAGTTCGTCGCCGAGTCCCGCCCCCGGTCCCGCCGCTCCCCGTGA
- a CDS encoding glycoside hydrolase family 3 protein: MPHSPDLDRLAAEVLQVGFGGTTAPDWLLRQLAEGLGGVVLFARNVPPDGAAGLITRLRSERPEVIVAVDEEGGSVTRLQAVSGSSWPGNAALGAVDDEDVTERTAAEIGRMLAATGITLDYAPDADVNADPANPVIGIRSFGAFAGLVARHTAAWVRGLQSAGVAACAKHFPGHGDTITDSHLALPTVHASRELLERRDLPPFRAAVAAGARAVMCGHLLVPALDPELPASLSRRVLTGLLREELGFTGMVVTDAIEMRAVAAVYPPERIAVLALAAGADAICAGITSPGGESVTALRAGIVRAVHDGSLPEERLAEAASRVRALSHRHAESPGGTDGFDVTDGHGFGVSRLGLETARQALRVTPAGVARPVLAVAPLVVRMTVRPHQAIGEVVQYGPGEALGERLAGTRTVDLHQGDELPVLPEDRPVVIVTHDAHRHTWMRDVLAEALRRCPGAVVVETGLPGPARGAVYLATHGDSRVSALAAADWLTTS, from the coding sequence ATGCCGCACAGTCCCGATCTCGACCGACTCGCCGCCGAGGTGCTCCAGGTGGGCTTCGGCGGGACCACGGCACCTGACTGGCTGCTGCGGCAGCTCGCGGAAGGGCTCGGGGGGGTCGTGCTGTTCGCTCGCAACGTTCCTCCGGACGGGGCGGCGGGGCTCATCACGAGGTTGCGGAGCGAGCGGCCTGAAGTGATCGTCGCGGTGGACGAGGAAGGCGGGTCGGTGACCCGGCTGCAGGCGGTGTCGGGGAGTTCCTGGCCCGGCAACGCCGCGCTCGGCGCGGTGGACGACGAGGACGTCACCGAGCGGACGGCCGCCGAGATCGGCCGCATGCTCGCCGCCACGGGAATCACGCTGGACTACGCGCCGGACGCCGACGTCAACGCCGACCCGGCCAATCCGGTGATCGGGATCCGCTCGTTCGGGGCCTTCGCCGGTCTGGTGGCACGCCATACGGCCGCCTGGGTGCGGGGGCTGCAGAGCGCGGGGGTCGCCGCCTGCGCCAAGCACTTCCCCGGTCACGGTGACACGATCACCGATTCCCATCTGGCGCTGCCGACGGTGCACGCCTCGCGTGAGCTGCTGGAACGGCGCGACCTGCCGCCGTTCCGCGCCGCCGTCGCGGCCGGTGCGCGGGCCGTCATGTGCGGCCACCTGCTCGTCCCGGCGCTCGACCCGGAACTGCCGGCCTCGCTGAGCCGCCGGGTGCTGACCGGTCTGCTGCGTGAGGAGCTGGGGTTCACCGGCATGGTGGTGACGGACGCCATCGAGATGCGGGCCGTCGCCGCCGTGTACCCGCCGGAGCGGATCGCGGTCCTCGCTCTCGCCGCCGGGGCCGACGCGATCTGCGCCGGCATCACCTCACCGGGAGGTGAGAGCGTCACGGCCCTGCGGGCCGGCATCGTGCGCGCGGTCCACGACGGTTCCCTTCCCGAGGAACGCCTGGCGGAGGCCGCGTCGCGGGTACGCGCGCTCTCCCACCGGCACGCCGAGAGCCCTGGTGGGACGGACGGCTTCGACGTGACGGACGGCCACGGCTTCGGTGTGTCGCGGCTCGGGCTGGAGACCGCGCGGCAGGCGCTGCGGGTGACGCCGGCCGGGGTGGCGCGGCCCGTGCTCGCGGTCGCGCCGCTGGTGGTGCGGATGACGGTCCGGCCGCATCAGGCGATCGGCGAGGTGGTGCAGTACGGACCCGGGGAGGCGCTCGGTGAGCGGCTGGCCGGCACGCGGACCGTGGATCTGCATCAGGGGGACGAACTCCCGGTGCTGCCGGAGGACCGGCCGGTGGTGATCGTCACGCATGACGCGCATCGGCACACGTGGATGCGGGACGTGCTCGCCGAGGCGCTGCGGCGGTGTCCCGGTGCGGTCGTGGTGGAGACGGGGCTGCCGGGACCGGCGCGGGGGGCCGTGTATCTGGCCACGCACGGGGACTCGCGGGTGTCGGCGCTGGCCGCGGCGGACTGGCTCACGACCTCCTGA
- a CDS encoding glycoside hydrolase family 10 protein — MSWKISVMSGGKGSWPNRLMGRRAVLGGLAGAALTPLAAWASLSHIPPDAEPATRPDAEPAGDRRMRGMWLSSVLNSNWPSRPGLPAAVQRDEFASWMDLAVSLKLNSVFVQVRPTADAFWPSPYEPWSQYLTGVQGRDPGYDPLAFMVDAAHERGLAFHAWFNPYRVSMRRDTPLAAGHPLLREPGWGVAYGDGLYYNPGLPEVRAFVQDAIMDAVTRYDVDGLHFDDYFYPYPLAGQEFDDTRAYAEHGTGFPDRAAWRRHNVDLLVQELSTRVRRDKPDVQWGISPFGIWRNATTDPLGSDTKGSQSYDDQYADTRKWIRSGWLDYVAPQLYWNIGLPAADYAKLVPWWSDVVKGTGTALWIGQPAYRSGAPGEPSVWQNPEELTRHLTLNRPHPEITGDIFFSATDLRADRLGAITRVIQDHYQTPATAPTLTRHPNLLPSWH; from the coding sequence ATGAGCTGGAAGATTTCCGTCATGTCCGGCGGTAAGGGTTCCTGGCCGAACCGCCTGATGGGCCGCCGTGCCGTCCTCGGCGGCCTCGCCGGCGCGGCCCTGACACCCCTGGCCGCCTGGGCCTCCCTGTCGCACATACCCCCGGACGCCGAGCCGGCCACCCGGCCGGACGCCGAGCCGGCCGGTGACCGGCGGATGCGTGGCATGTGGCTCTCCTCGGTGCTGAACTCCAACTGGCCGTCCCGACCCGGACTGCCGGCCGCCGTCCAGCGCGACGAGTTCGCCTCCTGGATGGACCTCGCGGTCTCACTCAAGCTCAACTCGGTCTTCGTCCAGGTCAGACCCACCGCGGACGCCTTCTGGCCCTCGCCGTACGAGCCGTGGTCGCAGTACCTCACCGGCGTGCAGGGCCGCGACCCCGGCTACGACCCGCTGGCGTTCATGGTGGACGCCGCACACGAGCGCGGGCTCGCCTTCCACGCCTGGTTCAACCCCTACCGCGTCAGCATGCGCCGCGACACCCCGCTCGCCGCCGGTCACCCGCTGCTGCGCGAGCCGGGGTGGGGTGTCGCGTACGGCGACGGCCTGTACTACAACCCCGGCCTCCCCGAGGTCCGCGCCTTCGTCCAGGACGCCATCATGGACGCCGTCACCCGGTACGACGTGGACGGCCTCCACTTCGACGACTACTTCTACCCCTACCCCCTGGCGGGCCAGGAGTTCGACGACACCCGCGCCTACGCCGAACACGGCACCGGCTTCCCCGACCGCGCCGCCTGGCGCCGCCACAACGTCGACCTCCTCGTCCAGGAACTCTCGACCCGCGTCCGCCGCGACAAACCCGACGTCCAGTGGGGAATCAGCCCCTTCGGCATCTGGCGCAACGCCACCACCGACCCCCTGGGCTCCGACACCAAGGGCTCCCAGTCCTACGACGACCAGTACGCCGACACCCGCAAATGGATCCGCTCCGGCTGGCTCGACTACGTGGCCCCCCAGCTCTACTGGAACATCGGCCTCCCCGCCGCCGACTACGCCAAACTCGTCCCCTGGTGGTCCGACGTGGTCAAAGGCACCGGCACCGCTCTGTGGATCGGCCAGCCCGCCTACCGCTCCGGCGCCCCCGGCGAACCCTCCGTCTGGCAGAACCCCGAAGAACTCACCCGCCACCTGACCCTCAACCGCCCCCACCCCGAGATAACCGGCGACATCTTCTTCAGCGCCACCGACCTCCGCGCCGACCGCCTAGGCGCCATAACCCGCGTGATCCAGGACCACTACCAAACCCCGGCCACCGCTCCCACCCTGACCCGCCACCCGAACCTCCTCCCCTCCTGGCACTGA
- a CDS encoding N-acetylglucosamine kinase produces the protein MGSPVRLVIGVDGGGTSTRCVVATLAGDVLGRGHAAGANPRSARAPGANLLRALTGALVAAGVVPGTSGGLDGPGAEASDPAGPDGGGLSAAGVFGLAGASEAGRRVARELSGWAWRAAGLQGDPVVVPDVLVAFTGATTGPSGAVLVAGTGAVAARIENREIVRRGDGYGWLLGDEGSGVWIGRRAVQSALAALDGRGAPTVLTSRVLPTLFSRPDVPEPPASAAAAPETPFSADAPTGRSPSDVPAPASSDAPAPASSDVPAPVFSGVPRSASSGGLAADASAGECALEGEALAQAIVAAVYDGEPARLGLLSPVVEAAAREGDQVALAILDDAARCLLHTLEAVTPDPSLPVVLAGSLLTNPTLVAGIVRAALPGRPLLVSRQAAAGAAALALRATSLSEPEITAAHRRLIAL, from the coding sequence ATGGGCTCGCCGGTACGGCTGGTGATCGGAGTGGACGGCGGTGGCACGAGCACCCGCTGTGTGGTCGCCACGCTCGCCGGTGATGTCCTCGGCCGTGGTCACGCCGCCGGCGCCAATCCACGTTCGGCCCGCGCACCCGGTGCGAACCTTCTCCGGGCACTGACCGGCGCGCTCGTCGCCGCCGGGGTCGTCCCGGGCACCTCCGGTGGTCTCGACGGGCCTGGTGCCGAGGCGTCCGATCCGGCTGGTCCGGACGGGGGCGGACTGAGCGCTGCCGGGGTGTTCGGGCTGGCAGGCGCCAGTGAGGCGGGGCGGCGGGTCGCTCGCGAGCTTTCCGGCTGGGCCTGGCGTGCCGCCGGTCTCCAAGGTGATCCTGTGGTCGTCCCCGACGTTCTGGTGGCCTTCACGGGGGCCACCACCGGGCCCTCCGGCGCCGTCCTCGTCGCCGGCACCGGGGCCGTGGCCGCCCGCATCGAGAACCGCGAGATCGTCCGCAGAGGCGACGGCTATGGGTGGCTCCTCGGGGACGAGGGGTCCGGGGTCTGGATCGGCCGCCGCGCCGTCCAGTCCGCCCTCGCGGCCCTGGACGGCCGCGGCGCTCCCACGGTCCTCACCAGCCGCGTCCTGCCGACCCTGTTCTCCCGACCGGATGTCCCGGAACCGCCGGCGTCCGCGGCCGCCGCTCCTGAGACACCGTTCTCCGCCGATGCTCCAACGGGCCGGTCTCCGTCCGACGTTCCTGCGCCGGCGTCCTCGGATGCTCCTGCACCGGCGTCTTCGGATGTTCCCGCACCGGTGTTCTCAGGTGTTCCTCGATCGGCGTCCTCGGGTGGTCTTGCGGCAGACGCCTCGGCAGGGGAGTGCGCACTCGAAGGCGAGGCCCTGGCGCAGGCCATCGTGGCCGCCGTATACGACGGTGAACCCGCTCGCCTGGGCCTGCTCAGCCCGGTCGTGGAGGCCGCCGCCCGCGAAGGCGACCAGGTCGCCCTTGCCATCCTCGACGACGCCGCACGGTGCCTCCTCCATACCCTGGAGGCGGTGACCCCCGACCCTTCCCTCCCGGTGGTCCTCGCCGGCTCTCTCCTCACCAACCCCACCCTTGTGGCCGGCATCGTCCGCGCGGCCCTCCCCGGCCGTCCCCTGCTCGTCTCGCGCCAGGCCGCCGCCGGCGCCGCCGCCCTGGCACTCCGCGCCACCTCCCTTTCCGAACCCGAGATCACCGCGGCCCACCGCCGCCTCATCGCTCTCTGA
- a CDS encoding DeoR/GlpR family DNA-binding transcription regulator produces MYAEERQQEILRQARAIGRVDVMTLAGEFSVTTETIRRDLTVLERAGVLRRVHGGAIPVERLGFEPALAARDEVMTAEKERIAKAALAELPEDGSIIIDAGSTTGRLVQILPADRELTVIVNSPPLATVLATRANLSVIMLGGRVRGRTLATVDDWGLRPLSRLNVDVAFMAANGCSAARGLTTPDPAEAAIKRAMIDAANRSVLLVDHTKFGDTYLSRFAALSEIDVVITDSGVDPAVASEVASAGPEVVRA; encoded by the coding sequence ATGTACGCCGAGGAGCGGCAGCAGGAGATTCTGCGGCAGGCGCGGGCGATCGGGCGGGTCGATGTGATGACGCTGGCTGGGGAGTTCTCGGTGACGACGGAGACGATTCGTCGGGATCTGACGGTTCTTGAGCGTGCGGGTGTGTTGCGGCGGGTGCATGGGGGGGCGATCCCGGTGGAGCGGCTGGGGTTCGAGCCGGCGCTCGCGGCGAGGGACGAGGTGATGACGGCGGAGAAGGAGCGGATCGCGAAGGCGGCGCTGGCGGAGCTTCCGGAGGACGGGTCGATCATCATCGACGCGGGGTCCACGACGGGGCGGCTGGTGCAGATACTGCCGGCCGACCGGGAGCTGACGGTGATCGTGAACTCGCCGCCGCTGGCCACGGTGCTCGCCACGCGGGCCAACCTCAGTGTGATCATGCTCGGCGGACGGGTGCGCGGCCGCACACTCGCCACCGTGGACGACTGGGGGTTGCGGCCGCTGTCCCGGTTGAACGTGGATGTCGCCTTCATGGCGGCCAACGGCTGCTCGGCGGCCCGCGGGCTCACCACTCCCGACCCGGCGGAGGCCGCCATCAAGCGTGCCATGATCGACGCCGCCAACCGCAGCGTCCTGCTGGTCGACCACACCAAGTTCGGTGACACCTACCTGTCCCGTTTCGCCGCGTTGTCCGAGATCGACGTCGTGATCACCGACAGCGGCGTCGACCCGGCGGTGGCGTCCGAGGTCGCCTCCGCCGGCCCCGAGGTGGTGCGCGCGTGA